The Bacillota bacterium region CCTTGTCGATTTGGGTCGGTTATTCGGATGATATGGTCATCCAGCCCCTAACGTTTGGCCCCCGACAGAACCTGGGTGGCCAGCTCAAAGTCGCTCGGCTTGTCGACATCGAGGCCGATCTCCGCCTCTCGGCAAGGGATGGCCGCTCCTGAAAGTTCGAAGTTCTTGCAGATGACCTTCTCCAGTTCCTTCAGGGACAGCCGGTTCAGGAGCAACTTGAGGACAAAGCCGAAGCCAAGGACCCGGGCCATCTTGAACGGGCTCTTGCGGGCGTCGACGAAGGCCTGGGCCTTCTGGTACTTCTCCTTGAGCAGGCGGGGGTGGACGAGGAGGACGTTCCCCCCGGTGAAGGTGCCCTCCCGCAGCTTGGCGTAGGTGCGATGGACGCCGGGATACTTGGGCTCGATCACGTTCTTCTCGATGATCGGGTAGTAGAGCTCGGCTGGGCGCTCCTCGCACTGGGCCAGGAAGTCGTCGACGACGTGGCCGGTCAGGAGGGGAAGGTCAGAGGATACGGCCAGGACCAGTTCATCCGGGGGCAGGGCCTCGAGACCGCGAAGGATGTTCTTGAGCATGGTATCGGCTGGTTCGACGAAGGTCACCCCGGCCCCGTCGACCTTGCCCCGGAAGACCTCGGCCGGGGCGACGACGACGATTCCCTTGACCCGCTTCGAGTCTTTCAGGGCCTTGATCACCCAGTCGAGCATGGGGCGGCCGGCGATGTCGATCAGGCCTTCATACGGCGCGTCGCTAACCTCGCGCAGCTTCCCTTGGTTGGCCCGGCCGGCCATGACCACCGCATTGACGACCATCCGTCATTCCCCCTGATGGTTCCGATATCTTCTGGTTTTAGTGCGGAGAAGGATTCGCTGACGCCCTGCCTTCTCCTGCCTCAGCCGGCCCAAATCTGGTCAGAACCGTCCAGGGACACATGGCCCTGAGCTCGGCCAGGGCCCGCTCGGCCCGGGTCCGGTCGGTATAGAGGCCGAACACCGCGGGGCCGGCGCCGCTGACGGCCACCGCTTCGGCCCCGGTCCCGGCGAAGCCGGCTTCGACCGCTCCCAGCTCGGGGATGACTGCTCGAGCGGCCGGCGCCAGGTCATTGCCGACGGCGGCGGCCAGCGCCCGCGTGTCGCCGGTGGAGATGGCCCGCACGGCGGTGAGGCTCCGACCCGGGCCGGCCACGCCAGCCAGAGTCGGGGCCAATCGATCGAAGGTGGCGTAGACGGCGCCCGTCGAGGGCTTCCTTCCGGCGGCCGCCAGGACGACGTCGAACGGAGGGGCATCGGGCAGGGGTTCGAGCCTCTCACCCCGACCCCGGCCGAGGGCCGTGCCTCCGCGAATGAAGAACGGGACGTCCGCTCCGAGCCGGCCGGCCAGTTCGGTCAGACTCCGCGCCCCGAGCGGCCCCCCAAGGAGACCGTTCACGGCCACCAGGGCCGCGGCTGCGTCTGAGCTGCCGCCGCCGAGGCCGGCCGCCGCCGGGATGGCCTTTTCGATCAGGACCTCCACCCTCATGGTCACCCCTAGGTCGGCAAGCAGAAGCCCGACCGCCCTGTGGGCCAGGTTGGCCGGGCCGCCAGGGATCGTCGGGTCATCGGTCTGCACGTCTATGAAGGGTTCCCGCCGATCGCCCGGGGCAAGGCGGACAACCAACCGGTCGGACAGGGCGATGGCCTGATAGACCGTGGACACTTCGTGGTACCCATCGGCTCGGCGCCCAAGGACGTCGAGGGTCAGGTTGACCTTGGCCGGGGCCAGGATGACGACTTCCCGGTCCTCGGTGACCTTGATGACGGCGAGTGGTTTGTTTCCGGACATGGCGCGACCCCCAACGGCGGCTGCAGGTTGCCTGGCTTACAGGGATTCGTCGCCGGGAACGACTTCCCCTACCCGTGCGCCGGCCATGCCGCCTTCGCGCGGTCAGTTGCCGGGGCCGCCGGTCAGGCTCTTCTCCACCATCGACCCGGCCACCACAAGCACCCGCGGGGCGGCCTGGCGTTCCTGCCACTCAGCCACGACGGTCCGGGCCAACTGGTCGATGAGGTCGTATTTCTCGTAGAAGACCACAACGACGTCGCCGTCCTGGGCCGCCCGGCAAGCCGAAAGGACGGCCTCGCTTTCGTCGAGGATGACGGTGACTGTGTCGAGGGCCGCCCCGGCCTCGAGGACGCCTCGTCGCAAGAGCTCAGCCACCTCCCCATCACGGCGCCCGCGCTTGTCGTGGTCCTCCTTGACGATGATCTTGATGAACCCCCGCCCGGCGATGCGGCCCAATTCGATGATATCCTCATCGCGACGGTCGCCGGGGGCGGTGATTACCCCGACCGGACGCCCGGGTCCTTGGGCCTTGATCGCCCGCAGCGTGCTGCGGAAGGCGGCCGGGTTGTGCCCGTAGTCGACGACCAGTCTAAGCTGGCCGACTTGGTAGATGTTGAAGCGTCCGGGGTTGCATCCGGGGGCGCAGGTGAACTCCCGAAGGACCTGGACCATGACTTCCGGCTTGACCCCGGCGGCCCAGCCGGCCGCCGCCGCCGCCAGGATGTTCTGGAGGTTGTGGATGACCTTGCCATCGATAGTCAGCGGGAACTCGCTCACTCTGCCCAGCCTGCTCCAGCTGGACCCCTGGGCCAGCAGCACTCGCCCCTTTCGGACCACGACGGCCCGACCGCCGAGGGCCAGATGCTTACGAATGACCAGATTGTCGTCCTGCATTCCAAAGAAGATGACCTGGCCGTCGGTGCGACCGGCCATCTCCAGAACATACGGGTCATCGGCGTTGAGGACGGCGAACCCGTCCTTGGGAACGGCCTCGACTAGGAGGGCCTTGACATCGGCCAGGTCCTCGATGGTCTCGATGCCGTCCTGACCGATGTGGTCGGCCGAGATGTTCGTCACCACAGCCACGTCACAGTGATCGAAGGCCAGGCCTGAACGGATGATCCCGCCGCGGGCCGTCTCCAGGACGGCCGCCTCGACCTCGGGGTCGCCGAGAACCAGGTCGGCGCTCCATGCCCCGCTCGTGTCGCCCTTGACCAGGAGCTTTCCGCCGATGGAAATGCCGTCGGTGGCCGCCAGCCCGACACACGTCCCCTGGGCCTCCAGGAATCGAGCGATGATTCGGCAGACAGTGGTCTTGCCGTTGGTCCCGGTGACCGCCACGATGGGAATCCGCCCGTCGTCCCCGGGTGGAAAGAGGGAATCGA contains the following coding sequences:
- the ispE gene encoding 4-(cytidine 5'-diphospho)-2-C-methyl-D-erythritol kinase yields the protein MSGNKPLAVIKVTEDREVVILAPAKVNLTLDVLGRRADGYHEVSTVYQAIALSDRLVVRLAPGDRREPFIDVQTDDPTIPGGPANLAHRAVGLLLADLGVTMRVEVLIEKAIPAAAGLGGGSSDAAAALVAVNGLLGGPLGARSLTELAGRLGADVPFFIRGGTALGRGRGERLEPLPDAPPFDVVLAAAGRKPSTGAVYATFDRLAPTLAGVAGPGRSLTAVRAISTGDTRALAAAVGNDLAPAARAVIPELGAVEAGFAGTGAEAVAVSGAGPAVFGLYTDRTRAERALAELRAMCPWTVLTRFGPAEAGEGRASANPSPH
- a CDS encoding nucleotidyltransferase family protein — protein: MVVNAVVMAGRANQGKLREVSDAPYEGLIDIAGRPMLDWVIKALKDSKRVKGIVVVAPAEVFRGKVDGAGVTFVEPADTMLKNILRGLEALPPDELVLAVSSDLPLLTGHVVDDFLAQCEERPAELYYPIIEKNVIEPKYPGVHRTYAKLREGTFTGGNVLLVHPRLLKEKYQKAQAFVDARKSPFKMARVLGFGFVLKLLLNRLSLKELEKVICKNFELSGAAIPCREAEIGLDVDKPSDFELATQVLSGAKR